CTCCGCCGAGGGGCGCATCTCACCTGGCTCGCGGTGCAGCGACAGGTCGAGGGACTCCCGGATCATCTGTCGGTCCCCGGCCGGGACGCCGAGCATGCGCGAGATGATCTCCACGGGGAACAACGCCGAGAACTCGGCCACGGCGTCGAAGGCGTCCCGCCCGTCGAGCGCCTCGGCGAACCCGGCGATCACCTCGGCGATCATGGGCCCGAGCTCGGTCATGGCCCGCGGGGTGAACACCCGGCTCACGAGAGCCCGCAGCCGGTCGTGCTCGGGAGGATCCATGAACAGGATCATCGGCGGGACGGCCTCGCGGGAGTGCTGCGTGAGGAAGTTGAGGTCGGTGCCGAAGGCACTCGAGAAGGTGGGCCAGTCGCGGTGCGCCTCGCACACGTCGTCGAACCTCGACAGGGCGTAGAACCCGTAGCGCTCGCTGTGGTACACCGGCGCCTCGTCGCGGAGACGGGCGTACATCTCGAGCGGGTCGTCGAAGAAGACGTCGGAGAACGGATCGAACTCGACGGGCTCGACGCCCGAGCCCCGACCGGTCCCGTCGGTCCCGCCGGCTTCGGAGCGCTCAGCCATCGCGCTCGGTCCCGACGACGGACACGAAGCTCACGCACTCACCGGGCGCCCCGCCGAGGTTGTGGGTGAGACCGAGCGACCGGCCGGCGGCCACCGTGGCGACCTGGCGCTCCGGGGGGGCCTCACCGCGGAGCTGGAGCCAGCACTCGAACAGCATCCGCAGCCCGGACGCCCCGATCGGGTGCCCGAAGCTCTTCAGCCCGCCGTCGGGGTTGACGGGCAGGTCGCCGTCGCGGTCGAACGAGCCGGCGAGCACGTCCTTCCACCCCGTCCCCCGCTCGGAGAACCCGAGGTCCTCCATGAGGACCAACTCGGTGGGGGTGAAGCAGTCGTGCACCTCGGCCATCGCGAGCTGGGCGCGCGGGTCGGTCACCCCCGCCTGGCGGTAGGCGTCCTCGGCCGAGCGCACGACCTCGGGGAAGGTGGTGTAGTCGTAGTCGGGGTCGATCGCTCCCCCACCGGGCCCGGCCACGAAGCTGAGGGCCTTCACGTACAGCGGGTGGTCGGTGTAGCGGTGGGCGTCCTCGGCGCGGCACAGGATCGCGGCCGCCGAACCGTCGCTCACCCCGCTGCAGTCGAACACCCCCAGCTGGCCGGCCACCAGCGGCGACCGGGCGATGGTCTCCATCGAGACCTCCTTGCGGAACTGGGCCCGGGGGTTGAGCGCACCGTTGCGGTGGTTCTTCCACGCGATGCGGGTCATCACCTCCTTCATCTCCGCCGGGTCGACGCCGTACTTCTGGGCGTAGGCGGGGGCGAGGAACGAGAAGGCGGCCGGGGAGGACAGGGCGGCGTCGGTGCCGTCGCCCACGGGGCGCACCCCGGTCAGTCCCGAGTAGCCGGTGTCCTTCAGCTTCTCGACACCGATCGCCATGGCCAGGTCGTAGGCCCCGGAGGCCACCGCGTAGCAGGCGTTGCGGAACGCCTCGGAGCCGGTGGCGCAGAAGTTCTCGAGCCGGGAGACCGGCTTGTAGTCGATCTTGAGGGGCTTGGACAGGGTCACCCCCGACACCCCCGAACCCATCGTGCCGAGCCAGAACGCGTCGACCTCGTCGAGCCCGACGCCGGCCGAGGCGAGCGCCTCGACGGCGGCGTCGGTGAGCAGGTCGTCGACGCCCTTGTCCCACCGCTCCCCGAACGGGGTGCACCCCATCCCCACGATCGCCACTCGATCACGGATGCCGTGACTCGTCATCGCCCGCTCCCCTCGTCGTCGGCGGCGGCCGGCCCGGTGTCGACCGGACGGGCCTTCCAGAAGTAGTTGTGCACGCCCTGGGCGGTGTGGAGCCGACGGAAGACCATCTCCACGGGGATCCCGATCGCCACTGCATCGGGGTCGACGTCGGTCATCTCGCAGCGGTACCGCCCACCGCCCTCGAAGTCGACGACGGCGCCGACGACGGGCGGTGACAGGGAGTAGGCGAGGTGGTCGATGGTGAACGTCGCCACCCTCCCCGGCGTGTCGGCGAGTCGCTCGAGGCGCATCCGGTCGACGGCGTGGCACGCCAGGCACACCCGCGTGGGCGGCAGGTGCCGGAACCCGCACGCCTCGCACCGGCTGGCCGCGAAGCGGTTCTTCCACGGCCCCGACCGCCAGGTGGCGGGGGCCCCCGGCCGCTCCGGGTCGGGGCGCCGGGCCGGTTCGCGGCGCAGCCGGCCCCGCCAGGTCAGGAAGCGGGCGTAGGGGAGGTCGTCGCGGCCGAGACCGACGAGCTCGTCGACGGTGCGCAGGCCCGAGCGCGTGCGTGCCGCTCGGATCTCGTCGATGCCGTCGGCGATCTCGAGCACCACCGCGTCGGCGCCGTCGGCGACGACGACCACGACGACCACCTCGCCGGGCCGGGCCCGGTCGAGCACGTCGGCGAGCAGGAACCCCGCCTGGGCCGCCCCGAGGTTGCCGGCGGTGACCGCCCGATCGGGCACCACCGCCTCGGCCCGCACGCCGAGCGACGTGCGCGCCGCCGCCACCGCCCGGGCGTTCAGACCGGCCACCACCAGGTGGTCCACCGCCTCGGGGACCACGCCGGCCTGCTTGACGGCGTCGGCGAAGGCCGCCTCGACGAGCGGGCCGTAGACCTCCTGGCCGAAGCGGTCCTCCCAGGTGCGGGAGTCGTCCTCGCCGGGCAAGCGCCAACGATCCAGGAACTCGGCGCTGGCCCGCCCCCGACCGACGACGGTGGCCGCCACCGAGCGGGAGCGGTCGTCGCCGAACACCAGCGCCACGGCACCGTCGCCGGCGTCGCGCTCGTCGGGGCCCCCGGCCGGCCCGCTGCGCAGGTCCGACAGCACGGCGAGGGTGAGGTCGTCCCCGGCGAGCGCCTCGGCGCTGCGCCACGCCCCGACCGCGGCCCGCACCGAACCGACGGCGTCGTAGCTGCCGACCGCGTCGTCGAGGGCGAGGGCGGCGTGCACCGCGGCGGCGTTGCTCTTGTCGAGGTAGGCCGGGGCGGGCGTGGAGAACACGAGGTCACCGATCCGGGCCCCGTCGACGGAGGCGAGCGCCCGGCGGGCGGCCTCGACGCCCATCGTCGTGGTGTCCTCGTCGTAGGAGGCGACCCGCCGGGTGCCCCGACCGGCCGGCCCGCCGAGCGCCTCGCCGATGGCGGAGCGCCGGAGACGCCAGTACGGGAGGTACACCCCCCACGACACGATCCCGATGGTCACGTACCCTCCGTTCTACGGCCTCGCCACGCGCCCGTCCGCGGGACTCGCGACAGCGGCGGTCAGCGGTTCGAACAGCGGCGTCACGAATCTAGTGGTTGCCCCGATCGGCCGCCCCGGGCAGGCTCGCCGCATGGAGATCGAGATGGACACCGAGGCCACCGACCACCTGCTCACCACCACCCGGGCGGTGCGCCGCCGACTCGACCTCGACCGGCCCGTCGACCCGGCGGTGCTCCTCGACTGCCTGCGCATCGCCACCCAGGCCCCCACGGCGAGCAACGACCGCAACTGGCGATGGGTGGTGGTCACCGATCCCGATCGGCGCGCCGCGCTGGCCGACCTCTACCGCGCCAGCGGGGCCGACTACCTCGCCCGGGCCGCCGAGACCGAGACCGATCCCCAGACCCGGCGGGTGTACGAGAGCGCGCTGGCGCTCACCGAGACCCTGCACCGCGTCCCGGTCCACGTGATCCCGTGCATCGAACGTCGCTTCGACGGGGCGGCCAACCCGATCGCCGCCTCGGCCTACGGCTCGATCCTCCCCGCGGCGTGGAGCTTCCTGTTGGCGTTGCGCTCCCGCGGCCTCGGGTCGGTGTGGACGACCCTGCACCTCTTCCGCGAGCAGGAGGCCGCGGAGCTGCTGGGCATCCCCGACCACGTCACCCAGGTGGCGCTGTTCCCGGTGGCCCACACCACCGGCGGCGACTTCCACCCCGCCGCCCGCCCGCCCGTCGAGTCCGTCACGTCGTGGAACCGCTGGGGCGAGGCACCTCCGGGGACCGGCGACCGATGAGTTCGGGCCCGGACCGTCGTCTCCATCACCGACACCCGACCGTCCGACCCCGGAGGCCCCGATGACCGCCCGAGACCACGCCCCCACCGGGGCGCCCTGCTGGATCGACCTGTTCACCTCCGACGTCGACGCCGCCGTGGCCTTCTACGGCGACCTCCTCGGCTGGACCGCCGACGAACCGAACCCCGAGTTCGGCGGCTACACCAACTTCCGCCACGACGGCGAGTGGGTGGCCGGGATGATGGCCAACGACCCCAGCTGGGGGGCGCCCGACGCGTGGTCCGTCTACCTCGCCACGAGCGACGCCGCCGCCACCGTGCAGGCCGTGACGGCGCATGGTGCGACCGTCAGCGCCGGTCCCCAGCGCGTCGGCGAGCTCGGGACGATGGTCGTGATCGACCATCCCGCCGCAGGCGGCGTCGGGTTCTGGGAGCCCGGCGAGCACGAAGGCTTCCGCACCTTCGACGAGCCGGGCACCCCGTCGCACTTCGAGCTCCACACGCCGGCCTACGCCGAGGCGATCGCCTTCTACCGCGACGCCGTCGGATGGACGACGACCACCATGAGCGACACCGACGACTTCCGCTACACCGGGGCGGAGTGGGACGGCGAGACGCTGGCCGGGATCATGGACCGCTCCGACCTGCCCCCTGGTTCGCCGGCCCGATGGGCGATCTACTTCCGCGTCACCGACGTCGACGCCGCGCTGATTCGGATCCCCGGGCTCGGCGGCACCGTCGAGGCCCCGGCCGCCGACACCCCGTACGGGCGCCTCGCCGAGGCCGCCGACCCGACCGGGGTCCGCTTCCGGGTCGTGTCCGGTTGACGACGCGCCCCGCCGACGCCTCCGGCCACGCCGATGACCCGACCGGATCTCTCCCACGTGGATCTGCTGTGCCACCTCCAACGCGCCGCGCAGACCCTCGGCTGCCGCTTCGTCGTGCACGACGCCGGAGCCGACCTGGTCGAGCTCCTCGAGCTGTCCGGGCTCGACCGGGTGCTGCTCGCCGACCCGCCCACGACCGCCCTCGCCGGTCCTCCGGCGAGCCCGGACCCGGGTTCGTAGCATGGGCGCCATGACGACCACGAGCACCGGCCTCGATCCGGCCGCCGCCGAGCTGCACCGCCGGGAGCTGACCGGCTACTGCTACCGGATGCTGGGGTCGGCCGCCGAGGCCGAGGACGCCGTCCAGGAGACGATGCTGCGGGCGTGGCGGGCGCCACCAACGTGTGCCTCGACATGCACAAGAGCCCGCAGCGCCGCGCCCGGCCGATGGAGCTCGGCCCGGCGCGACCGCCCGACCCTCGGTACCTCGACGCCGTGGGGCCCGAGAGCCTCTGGGTGACCCCCGTGGCCGACGACCGGGTCCTGCCGGTCAACGCCGATCCGGCCGAGGTGGCCGAGGCCCGCGAGTCGATCCGGTTGGCCTTCGTGACCGCCCTGCAACACCTCCCCGCCCGCCAGCGGGCGGCGTTGATCCTGTGCGAGGTGCTGCGGTGGCCCGCCGCCGAGGTGGCCGAGCTGCTCGACACCACCACCGCGGCGATCAACAGCGCGCTCCAACGGGCGCGGTCAACCCTGGCGACCGTCGACACCGCCCCGCTCCGCCCGACCGACGACGCGGTCCGCGACGAGGTCCTCGAACGCTACGTCGACGCGTTCGAGCGCTACGACATCGAGGCGCTCGTCGCGCTGCTCCGCCACGACGCCATCCAGTCGATGCCGCCCTACGAGATGTGGCTGCAGGGCGCCGGCGACATCGGGGCGTGGATGCTCGGCGCAGGCATCGGCTGCGAGGGGTCTCGCGTGGTGCCCACCCGCGCCAACGGCCGGCCCGCCTTCGGCCAGTACCGGGTCGACCCCGACGGCGGGCACTCGCCGTGGGCGCTCCAGGTCGTCGAGTTCGACGGGGACGCGATCGGGGAGCTCCACTTCTTCCTCGACACGGCGACGTTGTTCCCCCTCTTCGACCTCCCGATGCACCTTCCCTGATCGGCGGCGCCCCGGTCAGTGCGGGGGGCCGAGCACGTACTCCCCGGTGTCGGGGTGGTGGTACCAGCCGCTGGCGGCGTCGGTGCCGCCGTCGACGTGGATGGTCTGTCCGGTGATGTAGCTGGCGAGGTCGGAGGCCAGGAAGACGGCGGCCCCGGCCATCTCGTCGACGTGGCCGGCCCGACCCATCGGGACCGTGTGGCCGAACGTCGCCTGCATCCCCGCGGGCGCCAGGCCGAGGATCCCCTCGGTGAGGGTGATGTCCGGGGCCAGGGCGTTCACCCGGATGCCGTGGGGGGCGAGCTCGAGCGCGGCGGTCTTCGTGTAGTTGATGACGCCCGCCTTCGCCGCGGCGTAGGCGGCGTAGAGGGGGGCGGCGCGGACCCCCTCGATCGAGGTCACGTTGATCACGCTGCCGGGGAGGCCCGCGTCGACCAGGCCCCGAGCCACCCGCTGGGTGCACAACAGCACGTGGCGCAGGTTCGCCCGGTAGAGGGCGTCCCAGCCGTTCTCGGTCGTGTCGAGCAGGGGCGAGGCGAACACGCCGCCGGCGTTGTTGACCAGGATGGTGACGGGGCCCAGGTCGGCGACCGTGCGGGCCAGCGCGGCGTCCACCTCCCCGCTCTCGCGGACGTCCGTGGTGATGCCGAGGGCGCCGATCTCCTCGGCGGCGGACGCGCAGGAGTCGGCATCGCGCTCCCAGATGGCGACCGACGCGCCGAACGCCGCCAGGCCGGCGGCGATGCCTCGTCCGATGCCGGCCCCGCCTCCGGTCACGACGGCGACCCTGCCCGTCAACGCGACGTCGGATGGTCCGATGCCCATGGCGTGCTCCCCCTCGACCGGCTGACGCCCGGTCCCGCACCGAACCGTAGATGGTGCTGCCCTGGTCTCGCCGGGACACCGCCGACGCGAGCCCCGCGGCTCCTCGGACCGTTCCGGGTGGTTGCGCCGTGGCCCGCTCCTGTATACCCTGGGGGGTATGTGCAGACGAGCCACGTGCCCATCCTGTGACCGACCGACCTTCAAGGGCTGCGGCGCCCACGTCGAGCAGGTGCTCGCCGACGTCGCCCCCGCCGACCGCTGCCGATGCGCCGACCTCCCCCGGGCTCCGCGCGCCAAGCGGTCGTGGTTCCGATCCAAGGCCGCCGCCGACACCTGACCGGCGCCCGCTCCCGGGTGCGACCCCGTCGCCGGTGGGCTACACCGGGGCCATGGGTCGATCCGAGCCGGAGCACGAGTTCACCGCCGAGCTGTGGGAGCACGACGGGCCCGCCGCGTGGTTCTTCGTCAGCCTCCCCGAGGAGCTCGCCGATGACCTCGACGAGCGCCACGGCCACGAGACCAACGGCTTCGGTTCGTTGCGCGTCGCCGTGCGCATCGGGTCGACCCGGTGGTCCACGTCGGTCTTCCCGGACACCAAGCGCGGCACGTTCATCCTGCCGGTCAAGAAGGCGGTTCGACGCGCCGAGGGGATCGACGACGGCGACCGGGTGACGGTCCACCTCACGGTGGTGGGCACCGACGTCACGTCCGACCCCGGCCGCCCGGCCTGAGCGCCGAGCCCGACCAGGCCCTCCGGCGAGCGGGACCGGGCCCGCCGGTCAGCGGGCGCTCGCGACGAGCGGGTCGGCCCCGCGAGCGATCCGGAGGAGGTCGCGCACCGACACGTCCCTGGCCCGCCGTCGCTCCGCCTCGGTGAGGTTGCCCTCGGGGACGAGCAGCCGGAGACCCCTGGGGTGGATCCGGAACCGCAGTGGCGCCTCGAGCTCCAGGGCCTCGCCGTCGACGCCGGCGGCGACGGTCCCGCTCCTCGAGCGGACCTCGAACTCGCGGCAGGTGAACTCGTGCCAGTGGCGGCTGCGGCGTCGCTGGCCCAGGGCCGACATCGCGACGACCGACGCGGCCTCGGCGCCCGTCGACGCGGTGACGGCGACGACCCCCAGGGCGCCGGTGTCGACGCGACGGCGCTGGGCGACGTCGGGGGTCGGGCCGAGCACGTAGGGGTTGTTCGACACCTGGACGAGGAAGGCGCCGTCGACCTCGTTCCCGTCCGGTTCCCGGAACTCCAGGTCGAACGGGGCCTCGGTCCGGCCCAGCATGTCCGGGAGCAGCTGGAGTGCGGTCTCGGCCTTGGCCTCGCGGTAGCCGTCGTGCTGGACGATCGTGGCGTACACACCGAGCGACACGTTGTTGACGAAGAGCCGATCGCCGACGGTGGCGTAGTCGATCCGGCGCTCGATCCCGTCGCGGAAGGCGCGGAGTCCTTCGCGCGGATCCTCCCGGTTCAGGCCCAGGTCGAGGGCGAGGTGGTTGCGGGTGCCGGCGGACACCACCACGAACGGGAGGTCGTGCTCGACGGCGATCGACGCCACCAGTGCCTGGGAGCCGTCACCACCGGCCATGCCCAGGCAGTCGGCGCCCCGGGCGACGGCGTCACGGGCCAGCTGCTCGAGGTCGAGCCCGGCGTCGAGCATCACGACCTCGACGTCCATCGACTCGGCCAGTTCGACGAGGCCGAACCGCTCGACCTTCCCGCCCCCCGACCAGGGGTTGCAGATCAGCACCGGTCGGCGGGGCACGACGACCGATCTCGGCCTCCGCCGATCGAACTCGTGCAGGTGGCTGCTCAACGCCGCCCTCGCGGAGCCCACCGCGGCAGCCACCAGGACACCGAGCAGCACCAGCCGCAGCACCGGGTCGTCCCCCGCGGGGCTGGCCTGCCCGACGACCACCACCACGAGCGCCCCGCCGAGGGCCAGGCCGACGACACCCAGCAGCCGGCGGGGCATGCGCTCGGTGATGAGCCACCATGCGCCGGCCACCGCGACCGCCAGACCGAGCAACGTCAGCAGGACGTAGACCGCGTGTCGCCAGGCGAGGCCGATCGCGAGCACCGCGAGC
This DNA window, taken from Acidimicrobiales bacterium, encodes the following:
- a CDS encoding acetyl-CoA acetyltransferase, producing MTSHGIRDRVAIVGMGCTPFGERWDKGVDDLLTDAAVEALASAGVGLDEVDAFWLGTMGSGVSGVTLSKPLKIDYKPVSRLENFCATGSEAFRNACYAVASGAYDLAMAIGVEKLKDTGYSGLTGVRPVGDGTDAALSSPAAFSFLAPAYAQKYGVDPAEMKEVMTRIAWKNHRNGALNPRAQFRKEVSMETIARSPLVAGQLGVFDCSGVSDGSAAAILCRAEDAHRYTDHPLYVKALSFVAGPGGGAIDPDYDYTTFPEVVRSAEDAYRQAGVTDPRAQLAMAEVHDCFTPTELVLMEDLGFSERGTGWKDVLAGSFDRDGDLPVNPDGGLKSFGHPIGASGLRMLFECWLQLRGEAPPERQVATVAAGRSLGLTHNLGGAPGECVSFVSVVGTERDG
- a CDS encoding OB-fold domain-containing protein, with protein sequence MTIGIVSWGVYLPYWRLRRSAIGEALGGPAGRGTRRVASYDEDTTTMGVEAARRALASVDGARIGDLVFSTPAPAYLDKSNAAAVHAALALDDAVGSYDAVGSVRAAVGAWRSAEALAGDDLTLAVLSDLRSGPAGGPDERDAGDGAVALVFGDDRSRSVAATVVGRGRASAEFLDRWRLPGEDDSRTWEDRFGQEVYGPLVEAAFADAVKQAGVVPEAVDHLVVAGLNARAVAAARTSLGVRAEAVVPDRAVTAGNLGAAQAGFLLADVLDRARPGEVVVVVVVADGADAVVLEIADGIDEIRAARTRSGLRTVDELVGLGRDDLPYARFLTWRGRLRREPARRPDPERPGAPATWRSGPWKNRFAASRCEACGFRHLPPTRVCLACHAVDRMRLERLADTPGRVATFTIDHLAYSLSPPVVGAVVDFEGGGRYRCEMTDVDPDAVAIGIPVEMVFRRLHTAQGVHNYFWKARPVDTGPAAADDEGSGR
- a CDS encoding nitroreductase family protein; the encoded protein is MEIEMDTEATDHLLTTTRAVRRRLDLDRPVDPAVLLDCLRIATQAPTASNDRNWRWVVVTDPDRRAALADLYRASGADYLARAAETETDPQTRRVYESALALTETLHRVPVHVIPCIERRFDGAANPIAASAYGSILPAAWSFLLALRSRGLGSVWTTLHLFREQEAAELLGIPDHVTQVALFPVAHTTGGDFHPAARPPVESVTSWNRWGEAPPGTGDR
- a CDS encoding VOC family protein, with translation MTARDHAPTGAPCWIDLFTSDVDAAVAFYGDLLGWTADEPNPEFGGYTNFRHDGEWVAGMMANDPSWGAPDAWSVYLATSDAAATVQAVTAHGATVSAGPQRVGELGTMVVIDHPAAGGVGFWEPGEHEGFRTFDEPGTPSHFELHTPAYAEAIAFYRDAVGWTTTTMSDTDDFRYTGAEWDGETLAGIMDRSDLPPGSPARWAIYFRVTDVDAALIRIPGLGGTVEAPAADTPYGRLAEAADPTGVRFRVVSG
- a CDS encoding STAS domain-containing protein; translated protein: MTRPDLSHVDLLCHLQRAAQTLGCRFVVHDAGADLVELLELSGLDRVLLADPPTTALAGPPASPDPGS
- a CDS encoding RNA polymerase subunit sigma-70 yields the protein MAGATNVCLDMHKSPQRRARPMELGPARPPDPRYLDAVGPESLWVTPVADDRVLPVNADPAEVAEARESIRLAFVTALQHLPARQRAALILCEVLRWPAAEVAELLDTTTAAINSALQRARSTLATVDTAPLRPTDDAVRDEVLERYVDAFERYDIEALVALLRHDAIQSMPPYEMWLQGAGDIGAWMLGAGIGCEGSRVVPTRANGRPAFGQYRVDPDGGHSPWALQVVEFDGDAIGELHFFLDTATLFPLFDLPMHLP
- a CDS encoding SDR family oxidoreductase; the encoded protein is MGIGPSDVALTGRVAVVTGGGAGIGRGIAAGLAAFGASVAIWERDADSCASAAEEIGALGITTDVRESGEVDAALARTVADLGPVTILVNNAGGVFASPLLDTTENGWDALYRANLRHVLLCTQRVARGLVDAGLPGSVINVTSIEGVRAAPLYAAYAAAKAGVINYTKTAALELAPHGIRVNALAPDITLTEGILGLAPAGMQATFGHTVPMGRAGHVDEMAGAAVFLASDLASYITGQTIHVDGGTDAASGWYHHPDTGEYVLGPPH
- a CDS encoding DUF1905 domain-containing protein codes for the protein MGRSEPEHEFTAELWEHDGPAAWFFVSLPEELADDLDERHGHETNGFGSLRVAVRIGSTRWSTSVFPDTKRGTFILPVKKAVRRAEGIDDGDRVTVHLTVVGTDVTSDPGRPA